A single region of the Coregonus clupeaformis isolate EN_2021a chromosome 16, ASM2061545v1, whole genome shotgun sequence genome encodes:
- the LOC121545626 gene encoding multicilin-like: protein MRRESDSLGSQVNDSDGDDQEFGEYALDFIADSPATLERSLSPADLVAFQGCIIPPLTPQREPSPEDQDQQGYPSSDPGLGQHQAQDGILWRGIAQHHTRVLGHTLETNSQLHLTVSRRQEEINALQQRNVHLRELAIRAKHLASVLDKLMMVNEPSCFRQPPTSPCDEPPMSTIPCKRQRLDNTCDDTSPPGCVEDILRDVSERCNTVLHHSTAQPPRPQDRDPERILMFGVFSGLQTSRTTGGPVVSMEGAEAGESSSDSSFRTSIREHCTIRTQTFPHGHAFTSRTTQGGYRFRWVPRQS from the exons ATGAGGCGCGAGAGCGACTCCCTGGGTTCCCAG GTGAACGACTCTGACGGAGATGACCAGGAATTCGGTGAATATGCCCTGGACTTCATAGCTG ACTCTCCAGCCACATTGGAGCGCAGTCTGTCTCCAGCCGATCTGGTGGCCTTCCAAGGGTGTATCatccctcctctcaccccccaGCGGGAGCCCTCTCCAGAGGACCAGGACCAGCAGGGCTACCCTTCCTCAGACCCAGGCCTCGGCCAGCATCAGGCCCAGGATGGGATACTCTGGAGGGGCATTGCTCAGCACCACACCAGGGTCCTGGGACACACACTGGAGACCAACAGCcag CTTCACCTGACCGTGagcaggagacaggaggagattaATGCTCTGCAGCAACGCAATGTCCACCTCAGAGAACTGGCCATCAGAGCTAAACACCTAGCCTCTGTACTGGAT aagCTGATGATGGTGAATGAACCGTCATGTTTTCGACAACCCCCAACTTCCCCCTGTGACGAACCCCCCATGTCAACGATCCCATGTAAGAGGCAGCGTCTGGACAACACCTGTGACGACACATCGCCCCCTGGGTGTGTGGAAGACATCCTACGGGATGTCAGCGAGCGCTGCAACACCGTCCTGCACCACAGCACCGCTCAACCACCTCGTCCCCAGGATAGGGACCCAGAGAGAATACTGATGTTTGGGGTGTTCTCTGGACTGCAGACATCCAGGACCACAGGTGGCCCTGTGGTGAGCATGGAGGGCGCAGAGGCAGGAGAGAGCAGTAGTGACTCGTCTTTCAGGACTTCAATTAGAGAACACTGTACGATCAGGACTCAGACCTTCCCTCACGGACATGCCTTCACCTCCAGGACGACCCAGGGAGGGTACCGCTTCCGCTGGGTTCCCAGACAGAGCTAg
- the LOC121547209 gene encoding cyclin-O yields MVSFTQTGEASDRMCKRRKRNSGSQSPSRENLSPNGDQSEETACTPVRRPRAERVRKQNIISKLSDSGFEEDFLTPTPTPSQFRKCHCPVTDEDSLAPRSSDTLLFNWYQHYGEISYQIQKLKEPQFHPVNCLVRQPQVTAESRCKLVSWLIPVHRYLCLSFECCCLAVNIMDRFLASTSVAADCFQLLGVTALLLACKQVEVFCPRISQLLSLCCDAFSREQLCNLECLILLRLNFRLAAPTIAFFLDFYTNHSQAGRHMGGDGVSNVTHRLAGDKGEEVKRRNRGSGLALRVCELTLADYAFNKYTPSLTACCALALANQLLRTSQGPEEPANQLLRINPEGPEEEPMDQSLTSELTYGHASSQEEQQGQRCLSENDPVHSENDHSHQTLSETSNHACIDNDSSLSVVGHLLSVNDSTQSMDDPSPSGNTSALVEGDQTHAPLAQECREADQTHALYLECREGDQTHALYLECLDNLRLLVSLNQDALQAMITL; encoded by the exons ATGGTGTCATTTACGCAAACTGGCGAAGCCTCGGACAGAATGTGCAAACGGAGGAAAAGGAACAGCGGTTCTCAATCTCCATCAAGGGAGAATTTATCACCAAACGGAGACCAAAGCGAGGAGACGGCGTGCACCCCTGTGCGGAGACCGCGGGCAGAGAGGGTCAGAAAGCAGAATATCATTTCTAAACTGTCAGATTCTGGTTTCGAAGAGGATTTCCTAACTCCAACCCCGACCCCATCGCAGTTTCGGAAATGTCATTGTCCGGTAACAGATGAAGACTCGCTGGCACCAAGGAGTTCCGACACACTGTTGTTTAATTGGTATCAACACTACGGCGAGATTAGTTATCAGATACAGAAACTCAAAGAGCCGCAGTTTCATCCAGTCAACTGTCTGGTTCGACAACCGCAG GTGACAGCCGAGTCGCGCTGTAAGCTGGTCAGCTGGCTTATCCCCGTACACCGATACCTGTGTCTGTCCTTCGAGTGTTGCTGCCTGGCGGTCAACATCATGGACCGCTTCCTAGCTTCCACGTCCGTGGCTGCTGACTGCTTCCAGCTGCTGGGAGTCACCGCCCTGCTGCTCGCCTGTAAACAG GTGGAGGTGTTTTGTCCACGGATCAGCCagctcctgtctctgtgttgtgaCGCCTTCTCCAGGGAGCAGCTGTGTAACCTGGAATGTCTCATCCTGCTCCGCCTCAACTTCCGCCTAGCTGCACCAACCATAGCCTTCTTCCTGGACTTCTACACCAATCACAGCCAGGCTGGCCGGCATATGGGCGGGGACGGAGTCAGCAACGTTACCCATAGGCTGGCTGGGGATAAGGGTGAGGAAGTGAAGAGGCGAAACAGAGGCAGCGGATTGGCTCTTAGGGTGTGTGAGCTCACTCTGGCCGACTACGCCTTCAATAAGTACACACCTTCCCTGACCGCCTGCTGTGCTCTGGCTCTAGCCAATCAACTGCTGAGAACCAGCCAGGGCCCAGAGGAGCCAGCCAATCAGCTGCTGAGGATCAACCCTGAGGGCCCTGAGGAAGAGCCAATGGACCAATCCCTGACATCGGAGCTCACATATGGCCACGCCTCCTCGCAAGAGGAACAACAGGGACAACGCTGCTTATCTGAGAATGATCCTGTCCACTCAGAGAATGACCATTCCCATCAAACCTTATCTGAGACTAGTAATCACGCCTGTATTGACAATGACTCCTCTCTTTCAGTTGTTGGTCACCTCCTATCTGTGAATGACTCCACCCAGTCAATGGATGACCCTTCCCCATCTGGGAACACCTCAGCCCTGGTTGAGGGAGACCAGACCCATGCTCCTCTCGCCCAGGAGTGTAGAGAGGCAGACCAGACTCATGCTCTCTACCTGGAGTGTAGAGAGGGAGACCAGACTCATGCTCTCTACCTGGAATGTTTAGACAACCTTAGATTGCTGGTGTCACTCAACCAGGATGCACTGCAGGCCATGATAACTCTGTGA